From the genome of Neomonachus schauinslandi chromosome 5, ASM220157v2, whole genome shotgun sequence, one region includes:
- the LOC123324836 gene encoding sperm mitochondrial-associated cysteine-rich protein-like, with product MDFSLGLRLGPRNKKATHQQPPPPSGHGPPAASPCLSCPPSACFCPCPSCPPPTCSCTAYPSYAATCPSCPGLPGPPCTCPCPPCPACPPLTCPHSCCIPCTGPHLTCCHPSSCPISPCSKGRAACPSSCLDGSNSCGCGRGAPPGSTGRCFRGQRPSQRHCLIV from the coding sequence ATGGACTTCTCTCTCGGCCTACGCTTGGGGCCTCGGAACAAGAAGGCTACCCACCAACAGCCCCCTCCACCCTCTGGGCACGGCCCACCAGCTGCCTCTCCTTGTCTGTCCTGTCCCCCCTCCGCCTGTTTTTGCCCCTGCCCTAGCTGtcctcctcccacctgctcctGCACTGCGTATCCCTCTTATGCAGCCACCTGCCCCTCCTGTCCCGGCCTCCCTGGCCCACCCTGtacctgcccctgccctccctgccctgcctgcccgcCCTTGACTTGTCCCCACAGCTGCTGCATCCCATGCACTGGTCCACACTTGACCTGCTGCCATCCCTCATCTTGCCCGATTTCCCCTTGCTCCAAAGGCCGAGCTGCCTGTCCAAGTTCCTGCTTGGACGGCAGCAACAGCTGTGGCTGTGGCCGAGGGGCTCCTCCAGGCTCCACTGGCCGCTGCTTCAGGGGACAACGCCCCTCTCAGAGGCACTGTCTGATAGTCTAG